One Vigna unguiculata cultivar IT97K-499-35 chromosome 11, ASM411807v1, whole genome shotgun sequence DNA window includes the following coding sequences:
- the LOC114170138 gene encoding protein ROOT INITIATION DEFECTIVE 3-like, with protein sequence MSSSSSNELILTSSPDGPIMVYETVSRTAVTRFSSSRSPCRGLTTVGRRLLAASHVSSDTGAGSINIYNWHGSSVFRNFPVPEPIAPLTATPDGAFLFGGGISGSVLSISGSSGDVIRSIVVHSSPVSSLHLSDDGSLLVSGSEDGTVVVLPSFKIVVSGSFEENVEDLILHKWKAHSDSVTALKSVTGTLVSCSLDRTCKFWNLGNHGVLMQSVALPCSVSGVALDSSGSTFYAGGGDGFVYNGSVEACEVGKWGQSQSGSIVSLALVNEERNVVSAAEDGSVWMWDVEKGEVVMVFGDELITLSDMIVIKGNGGGFGVGKGHGVDGEGSGSFTASGLCDEEILKTLNQMTALGEVKDVVLQDRKKAIEMLESVIEIPFKLAVNVEKLKLDHKVVKESKRESFRQNICMLVLSADMEELNDALLDIFSPITDLLVVGHPSQSEL encoded by the exons atgtcttcttcttcctccaatGAACTCATCCTCACTAGCTCCCCTGACGGGCCAATCATGGTCTACGAGACGGTTAGCCGCACCGCCGTGACACGGTTCTCCAGCAGCCGGTCACCGTGCCGCGGCCTTACCACGGTGGGCCGGAGATTGTTGGCAGCCTCACACGTGTCATCAGACACGGGTGCAGGCTCCATCAACATCTACAACTGGCACGGTTCTTCTGTGTTTCGTAACTTCCCCGTGCCAGAACCCATTGCCCCTCTCACTGCGACACCCGACGGAGCATTTCTCTTCGGCGGTGGAATCTCAGGCAGCGTTCTATCTATCTCAGGTTCTTCCGGTGATGTCATCAGATCAATCGTTGTTCACTCAAGTCCAGTTTCCAGTCTCCATCTGAGCGACGATGGGTCACTCCTTGTTTCAGGTAGCGAAGATGGAACAGTTGTTgttctccctagcttcaagatCGTTGTTTCGGGTTCCTTTGAGGAGAATGTGGAAGACTTGATCTTGCACAAGTGGAAGGCACATTCTGATTCCGTCACTGCTTTGAAGTCCGTGACGGGTACTTTGGTTTCTTGCTCATTAGACCGAACGTGCAAGTTTTGGAATCTGGGAAACCATGGGGTCCTTATGCAGAGTGTGGCATTGCCGTGTTCCGTTTCTGGGGTTGCCCTAGATTCATCGGGGTCAACGTTTTACGCCGGTGGTGGTGATGGGTTTGTTTATAATGGGTCGGTGGAGGCTTGTGAGGTGGGAAAATGGGGGCAAAGCCAAAGTGGGTCGATTGTGTCGCTGGCTTTGGTGAACGAAGAGAGGAATGTGGTGTCTGCTGCAGAAGATGGGAGTGTGTGGATGTGGGATGTTGAGAAAGGAGAAGTTGTGATGGTTTTTGGGGATGAATTGATAACCCTTAGCGACATGATTGTGATCAAGGGAAATGGTGGAGGGTTTGGAGTTGGAAAGGGACATGGTGTCGATGGGGAGGGTAGTGGGTCCTTCACTGCTTCTGGGTTGTGTGATGAAGAGATTCTTAAGACTCTGAATCAAATGACAGCCCTTGGGGAGGTCAAGGATGTTGTGTTACAAGACAGGAAAAAGGCCATTGAAATGTTGGAATCTGTGATTGAAAT CCCATTCAAGCTTGCCGTAAATGTTGAGAAGCTAAAGCTTGATCATAAGGTTGTGAAAGAGAGCAAGAGAGAGAGCTTTAGACAGAATATCTGCATGTTGGTGTTGAGTGCCGATATGGAGGAGCTTAATGATGCATTGCTTGATATTTTTTCG CCAATTACTGATCTCCTCGTCGTAGGGCATCCATCCCAATCAGAGTTGTAG